A part of Paroedura picta isolate Pp20150507F chromosome 7, Ppicta_v3.0, whole genome shotgun sequence genomic DNA contains:
- the SCAMP1 gene encoding secretory carrier-associated membrane protein 1 isoform X3 gives MPNVPSTQPAIMKPTEEPPAYTQIAKEHALTQAELLKRQEELERKAAELDRREREMQSLNQQGGRKNNWPPLPGNFPVGPCFYQDFSVDIPVEFQKTVKIMYYLWMFHAVTLFLNIFGCLAWFCLEPKRGVDFGLSILWFLLFTPCSFVCWYRPLYGAFRSDSSFRFFVFFFVYICQFAVHVLQAAGFQGWGNCGWISSLTGLNLSIPVGIMMIIIAALFTASAVISLVMFKKVHGLYRTTGASFEKAQQEFATGVMSNKTVQTAAANAASTAATSAAQSAFKGNQI, from the exons ATGCCCAACGTGCCCAGTACACAACCAGCTATAATGAAACCAACAGAGGAACCGCCTGCTTATACTCAAATTGCAAAG GAACATGCCTTGACTCAGGCTGAACTGCTAAAGCGTCAGGAAGAATTAGAAAGGAAAGCAGCTGAATTGGATCGCAGGGAAAGAGAAATGCAGAGTCTCAACCAACAAGGAG GAAGAAAGAACAATTGGCCCCCACTTCCTGGAAATTTCCCAGTGGGTCCCTGTTTTTACCAGGATTTCTCTGTTGACATCCCTGTAGAGTTTCAGAAGACAGTAAAAATTATGTACTACTTGTGGATGT TTCATGCAGTAACACTATTTCTTAACATCTTTGGATGTCTGGCCTGGTTTTGCTTGGAGCCGAAGCGAGGAGTTGACTTTGGACTGAGCATTCTCTGGTtcttgcttttcactccctgttcATTTGTCTGCTGGTACAGACCACTTTATGGAGCCTTCAG GAGTGACAGTTCTTTCagattctttgttttcttctttgtgtACATTTGTCAGTTTGCAGTTCATGTCCTTCAGGCTGCAGGTTTCCAAGGATGGGGCAACTG tGGATGGATCTCATCTCTTACTGGGCTTAACCTTAGTATTCCAGTAGGCATTATGATGATAATCATAGCAGCACTTTTCACAGCATCTGCAGTCATCTCATTAGTTATGTTTAAGAAG GTGCATGGGCTGTACCGCACAACTGGAGCAAGTTTTGAGAAGGCCCAGCAAGAATTTGCCACGGGTGTGATGTCCAACAAAACTGTACAAACTGCTGCCGCCAACGCTGCGTCAACAGCAGCCACCAGCGCCGCTCAAAGTGCTTTCAAGGGTAACCAAATATag
- the SCAMP1 gene encoding secretory carrier-associated membrane protein 1 isoform X2 has product MSDFDSNPFADPDLNNPFKPPPGNVKMPNVPSTQPAIMKPTEEPPAYTQIAKEHALTQAELLKRQEELERKAAELDRREREMQSLNQQGGRKNNWPPLPGNFPVGPCFYQDFSVDIPVEFQKTVKIMYYLWMFHAVTLFLNIFGCLAWFCLEPKRGVDFGLSILWFLLFTPCSFVCWYRPLYGAFRSDSSFRFFVFFFVYICQFAVHVLQAAGFQGWGNCGWISSLTGLNLSIPVGIMMIIIAALFTASAVISLVMFKKVHGLYRTTGASFEKAQQEFATGVMSNKTVQTAAANAASTAATSAAQSAFKGNQI; this is encoded by the exons CCACCACCAGGTAATGTCAAAATGCCCAACGTGCCCAGTACACAACCAGCTATAATGAAACCAACAGAGGAACCGCCTGCTTATACTCAAATTGCAAAG GAACATGCCTTGACTCAGGCTGAACTGCTAAAGCGTCAGGAAGAATTAGAAAGGAAAGCAGCTGAATTGGATCGCAGGGAAAGAGAAATGCAGAGTCTCAACCAACAAGGAG GAAGAAAGAACAATTGGCCCCCACTTCCTGGAAATTTCCCAGTGGGTCCCTGTTTTTACCAGGATTTCTCTGTTGACATCCCTGTAGAGTTTCAGAAGACAGTAAAAATTATGTACTACTTGTGGATGT TTCATGCAGTAACACTATTTCTTAACATCTTTGGATGTCTGGCCTGGTTTTGCTTGGAGCCGAAGCGAGGAGTTGACTTTGGACTGAGCATTCTCTGGTtcttgcttttcactccctgttcATTTGTCTGCTGGTACAGACCACTTTATGGAGCCTTCAG GAGTGACAGTTCTTTCagattctttgttttcttctttgtgtACATTTGTCAGTTTGCAGTTCATGTCCTTCAGGCTGCAGGTTTCCAAGGATGGGGCAACTG tGGATGGATCTCATCTCTTACTGGGCTTAACCTTAGTATTCCAGTAGGCATTATGATGATAATCATAGCAGCACTTTTCACAGCATCTGCAGTCATCTCATTAGTTATGTTTAAGAAG GTGCATGGGCTGTACCGCACAACTGGAGCAAGTTTTGAGAAGGCCCAGCAAGAATTTGCCACGGGTGTGATGTCCAACAAAACTGTACAAACTGCTGCCGCCAACGCTGCGTCAACAGCAGCCACCAGCGCCGCTCAAAGTGCTTTCAAGGGTAACCAAATATag